The following coding sequences are from one Nonlabens arenilitoris window:
- the ccoG gene encoding cytochrome c oxidase accessory protein CcoG, which produces METPENEVFRDSIGTINEDGKRNWLYPKKPSGKFYDYRKWVSYGLLAFLLAAPFIKVNGNQFIMINVLERRFNIFGFPFWPQDFHLFVIMMIIGVVFVIFFTVAFGRIFCGWMCPQTIFMEMVFRRIEYWIEGDRGKQIRLDKQKWDAEKIRKKGTKWLLFAIISFIIANVFLAYLIGSDQLFKYIKDGPLAHISTLISLIIFTGVFYFVFAWFREQVCIIACPYGRLQGVLLDDKSIIVAYDHKRGEKEEGRALFKKNEDRAATGKGDCIDCGQCVQVCPTGIDIRNGTQLECVNCTACIDACDHMMEKVDLPKGLIRYASEDNITKGNKFEWTPRLKGYIAVLAILLGIFSGMMLLRNDVEARVLRLPGSLYEHKGEHIISNVYTYKLVNKTIVPIEDINFKLLSHKGTIHLVKNQGFSIAKEGLAEGTLFIELNTGAIKSDKERIEIGIYSGDDLIETTTTSFLGPRSYK; this is translated from the coding sequence ATGGAGACGCCAGAAAATGAGGTTTTTAGAGACAGTATAGGAACCATTAATGAAGATGGTAAACGCAACTGGTTATACCCTAAAAAGCCGTCAGGTAAATTTTATGACTACCGTAAATGGGTAAGTTATGGATTGCTGGCATTTTTACTAGCGGCTCCATTTATTAAAGTAAACGGTAACCAGTTCATTATGATAAATGTACTGGAAAGGCGTTTTAATATTTTCGGATTCCCATTCTGGCCACAAGATTTTCACCTTTTTGTTATCATGATGATAATAGGTGTTGTGTTTGTGATTTTTTTCACGGTAGCTTTTGGAAGAATATTTTGTGGATGGATGTGCCCGCAGACTATTTTTATGGAAATGGTTTTCCGTAGAATTGAATATTGGATAGAAGGTGATCGTGGAAAACAAATAAGACTAGATAAGCAAAAATGGGATGCAGAAAAAATACGCAAGAAAGGAACTAAGTGGCTCTTATTTGCCATCATATCATTCATTATCGCAAATGTTTTTCTAGCTTATCTTATAGGTAGTGATCAGCTCTTCAAATATATCAAGGACGGTCCACTAGCCCACATAAGCACTTTAATCTCGCTCATCATATTTACAGGAGTGTTTTACTTTGTTTTTGCATGGTTTAGAGAACAGGTTTGTATAATTGCCTGTCCTTATGGTAGGTTGCAAGGTGTATTATTAGATGATAAATCTATTATAGTTGCATATGATCACAAAAGAGGTGAGAAAGAGGAAGGTCGTGCCTTATTTAAAAAGAATGAAGATCGTGCAGCAACTGGTAAAGGTGACTGTATTGATTGTGGTCAGTGTGTCCAGGTTTGTCCTACTGGTATAGATATTAGAAATGGTACACAACTAGAATGTGTCAATTGTACAGCTTGTATAGATGCTTGTGATCACATGATGGAAAAAGTAGATCTTCCTAAAGGTTTGATCCGTTATGCAAGTGAAGATAATATCACTAAAGGCAATAAGTTTGAATGGACACCTAGATTAAAAGGTTACATCGCTGTACTAGCCATTTTATTAGGTATTTTCTCTGGTATGATGTTACTGCGCAATGATGTTGAAGCACGCGTTTTAAGGTTGCCAGGTTCCTTATATGAACATAAAGGAGAGCATATAATAAGTAATGTTTACACATATAAATTAGTAAACAAAACAATAGTACCTATAGAAGATATAAACTTTAAATTATTGTCCCATAAAGGCACTATTCATTTAGTAAAAAACCAAGGATTCAGTATCGCTAAAGAAGGCCTTGCAGAAGGAACCTTATTTATTGAACTCAATACCGGCGCTATTAAAAGTGATAAAGAACGTATAGAAATAGGGATATATAGCGGCGATGATTTGATTGAAACGACCACGACATCATTTCTAGGCCCTAGAAGTTATAAATAG
- a CDS encoding heavy metal translocating P-type ATPase, whose amino-acid sequence MDNCFHCGDPCIEQTIAHDEKKFCCNGCKLVYEILSDNDLGNYYNIENNPGTSPSFSKDKFNFLENEEIVQKLLEFNEQDVQVVQLSIPSIHCSSCIWVLENLQRIHHGVKSSQVDFPKKTVRVTFNSNELELKALAILLASIGYEPYISLDDYEEKDKKVDRSLIYKLGVAGFAFGNVMFLSFPEYFEVQEFWLDQFKGLFRWMMFAFSLPVVFYAGIDYLKSAYKGIKSGVLNIDIPIALGIVVLFVRSTIEIVFDLGTGFLDSLTGLVFFLLLGRFFQQRTYAYLSFDRDFKSYFPIAVTRLLKKDGLVDEDQVPIYKIEKGDRLLIRSGEILPVDAVLLSDKASMDYSFVTGESDHITKYLGEVLYAGGRQQSGLIEVEAIKNVEQSYLTSLWSNDVFKKKRHSSFQTLVDRISKKFTVTIITIAVIGAFIWLFINPLIAINVFTAVLIVACPCAIALSTPFTMGNMLRIYGHMGLYLKESVIIERMSQIDTIVFDKTGTITTSSSSQIEYQGDPLNEFEEKNLASTLRGSNHPLSRALYNELKKNDILPALDDFKEVAGKGLISRIDKEVIKVGSPSFTASQIAQNEHVETAVHINFNQQYKGKYTFKNKYRTGVDTLFKRLSKHYKLHVVSGDNAGEKKHLKELLPSDVILKFNQQPEQKLNYIKDLQSQGARVMMVGDGLNDAGALAQSDVGISIAENVNVFTPACDAIMDASIIDRMDDVITLSRKAVNIINWCFILSLFYNLIGISIALSGNLTPVMAAVLMPLSSLSVVVFTTVMTNYLGRKISNKTSQN is encoded by the coding sequence ATGGATAATTGTTTCCATTGTGGAGATCCATGCATTGAACAAACTATCGCACATGATGAGAAGAAGTTTTGTTGTAATGGATGCAAACTGGTTTATGAAATACTAAGTGATAATGATTTAGGTAATTATTATAATATTGAGAATAATCCAGGTACATCTCCTTCTTTTTCAAAAGATAAATTCAACTTTCTTGAAAATGAAGAAATAGTTCAAAAATTACTGGAGTTCAATGAGCAAGATGTTCAAGTGGTTCAATTATCTATACCGTCAATACATTGTAGTTCTTGTATATGGGTATTAGAAAATTTACAACGTATTCATCATGGAGTTAAGTCTTCTCAAGTAGATTTTCCTAAAAAAACTGTAAGAGTTACCTTTAATTCAAATGAATTAGAACTTAAAGCACTAGCGATATTACTTGCTTCAATTGGTTATGAGCCTTATATATCATTAGATGATTATGAAGAAAAAGATAAAAAAGTTGATCGCTCTTTAATCTATAAATTAGGTGTAGCAGGATTTGCTTTTGGGAACGTGATGTTTTTATCATTCCCAGAGTATTTTGAGGTTCAAGAGTTTTGGTTAGATCAGTTTAAGGGGCTTTTCCGCTGGATGATGTTTGCTTTTTCTTTACCAGTAGTTTTCTATGCAGGTATAGATTATCTTAAATCTGCTTATAAAGGGATTAAGTCTGGTGTTTTAAATATCGATATTCCTATCGCTTTAGGGATTGTAGTGTTATTTGTACGTAGTACGATTGAGATCGTTTTTGATTTAGGTACTGGTTTTTTAGATAGTCTTACTGGTTTAGTATTCTTTCTATTATTAGGCCGTTTTTTCCAGCAACGTACCTATGCATACCTCTCTTTTGATAGAGATTTCAAATCTTATTTTCCTATTGCAGTAACTAGATTACTTAAAAAAGATGGTCTTGTAGATGAAGATCAAGTACCTATTTATAAAATCGAAAAAGGAGATAGACTACTGATAAGATCTGGTGAGATTTTACCAGTAGATGCTGTTTTATTAAGCGATAAAGCCTCGATGGATTATAGTTTTGTAACGGGTGAATCTGATCATATCACTAAATATTTAGGAGAGGTACTATACGCTGGTGGTAGGCAGCAATCAGGGCTAATAGAGGTAGAAGCTATAAAAAATGTAGAGCAAAGTTATTTAACCAGTCTGTGGAGTAATGATGTTTTTAAGAAAAAACGCCACTCTAGTTTTCAAACACTAGTCGATCGTATCTCAAAAAAATTTACAGTTACCATTATTACTATAGCGGTAATAGGAGCTTTCATATGGTTATTTATTAATCCACTCATTGCTATTAATGTGTTCACAGCGGTTTTAATTGTTGCTTGTCCTTGTGCTATTGCTTTATCTACTCCATTTACAATGGGTAATATGTTGCGCATTTATGGTCATATGGGATTGTATCTTAAAGAGTCTGTTATCATTGAGCGCATGTCACAAATTGATACCATAGTATTTGATAAAACAGGTACTATTACAACGAGCTCTAGCTCGCAAATAGAATATCAAGGTGATCCTTTAAATGAATTTGAAGAAAAAAATCTAGCAAGTACTTTGCGCGGTTCTAACCATCCATTGAGTAGAGCGCTGTACAACGAGCTTAAAAAAAATGATATCCTGCCTGCTTTAGATGATTTTAAAGAAGTGGCTGGAAAAGGACTGATATCTAGAATAGATAAAGAGGTAATTAAGGTAGGTTCGCCATCGTTTACTGCATCTCAAATAGCTCAAAACGAGCATGTAGAAACGGCAGTTCATATCAATTTTAATCAACAATACAAGGGGAAATATACTTTTAAGAATAAGTATAGAACTGGTGTAGATACCCTATTTAAACGATTGTCAAAACACTATAAATTACATGTTGTATCTGGTGATAATGCAGGAGAAAAAAAACATCTCAAGGAACTATTACCATCTGATGTGATACTTAAATTTAATCAACAACCAGAACAAAAGCTTAATTATATCAAAGATCTACAATCGCAGGGCGCTAGAGTAATGATGGTAGGTGATGGATTAAACGATGCTGGCGCACTTGCACAGTCAGATGTAGGTATTTCAATAGCCGAAAACGTAAACGTTTTCACACCAGCCTGTGATGCTATTATGGATGCAAGTATCATAGACCGTATGGATGATGTGATCACGCTTTCGCGAAAAGCGGTAAACATCATCAATTGGTGTTTTATCCTGTCATTATTCTATAATCTTATAGGTATTTCAATCGCTTTAAGCGGCAATTTAACACCTGTAATGGCAGCTGTTTTAATGCCGTTAAGTTCATTGAGTGTTGTTGTATTTACTACAGTTATGACTAATTATTTAGGTAGAAAAATATCTAATAAAACTTCTCAAAACTGA
- a CDS encoding acyl-CoA thioesterase, producing the protein MISADLPTYTVTRKVTDAEIDDLNHVNNVVYNQWANEIAIEHWLTVGTEALKKQFDWVMIKHNLEYKAAAFLGDTILIKTQVGQATNVKYERFIEIYNATTEQLLVKTKSVWCAINKKGKPVKISQELRDLFETLT; encoded by the coding sequence GTGATTAGCGCAGATTTACCAACATATACAGTAACTAGAAAGGTTACAGATGCAGAAATTGATGATCTTAACCATGTTAATAATGTGGTGTATAATCAATGGGCTAATGAAATTGCCATAGAACACTGGTTAACAGTAGGTACAGAGGCTTTAAAAAAACAATTTGACTGGGTAATGATTAAACATAACCTAGAATATAAAGCTGCAGCGTTTTTAGGCGATACTATCTTGATAAAAACTCAAGTAGGTCAGGCAACAAACGTAAAATACGAGCGTTTTATAGAAATATATAATGCCACTACAGAACAGTTGTTAGTTAAAACTAAATCTGTATGGTGTGCGATAAATAAAAAAGGGAAACCGGTAAAAATATCTCAAGAGTTAAGAGACCTTTTTGAAACACTTACATGA
- the ccoS gene encoding cbb3-type cytochrome oxidase assembly protein CcoS: protein MSIIYMLLAVSVVVALLFFVLFIVSVKDGQYDDTYTPSVRMLFDDEVVKTKEENNQINSK from the coding sequence ATGAGTATCATATATATGTTATTAGCAGTGAGTGTGGTCGTAGCACTACTATTTTTTGTTCTATTTATAGTGTCTGTAAAGGATGGACAATATGATGATACGTACACGCCTAGTGTGCGCATGCTATTTGATGACGAAGTCGTTAAAACTAAAGAAGAAAACAACCAAATTAATTCAAAATAA
- a CDS encoding CcoQ/FixQ family Cbb3-type cytochrome c oxidase assembly chaperone, which translates to MLKFIKGNLEAIEGVSIYPIISLLIFFTFFTLLFLYVFTAKKDHINTLSEMPLNEPTKNQEDE; encoded by the coding sequence ATGCTCAAATTTATAAAAGGAAATCTAGAAGCGATAGAAGGTGTGTCTATCTATCCCATCATATCACTACTTATCTTTTTTACTTTTTTCACTTTACTTTTTCTATACGTGTTTACAGCAAAAAAGGATCATATCAACACTCTTAGTGAGATGCCATTAAACGAACCAACTAAAAACCAAGAAGATGAATAA
- a CDS encoding Crp/Fnr family transcriptional regulator, whose amino-acid sequence MSTKCENCVIRQYNALRVLNAEDLAEINTIKELQSISKGEMIFKEGQRLSGIYCLRNGATKLSKITASGRDQIVKIASKGEILGQRSIVCDENANLSATALNDMEVCYIPKSAIKNRIANNPLFVKELLITMATELKIADDMIVNLSEKTVKQRLAQSLLYLKKQFGEDPATGDLTLVLSREDLAAAIGTATESCIRLLSDFKKKGYITTQGKNIKIIQLDALEELTKDF is encoded by the coding sequence ATGAGTACAAAATGTGAAAACTGTGTCATAAGACAATACAATGCTCTAAGAGTATTAAACGCAGAAGATCTTGCTGAAATTAATACCATTAAAGAACTTCAATCTATTTCAAAAGGTGAAATGATCTTTAAAGAAGGACAACGTTTAAGTGGTATATATTGTTTACGTAATGGGGCTACAAAGCTATCTAAGATAACAGCATCTGGCCGTGATCAAATTGTAAAAATCGCCTCCAAAGGAGAGATTCTAGGACAACGATCTATAGTATGTGATGAGAATGCAAATTTAAGCGCAACGGCACTTAACGATATGGAAGTGTGTTATATACCTAAGTCTGCTATTAAAAATCGAATCGCTAATAATCCTCTTTTTGTAAAAGAATTACTTATCACCATGGCTACAGAATTAAAGATTGCAGACGATATGATTGTAAATTTATCTGAGAAAACTGTAAAACAACGTCTGGCTCAATCATTATTATATCTTAAAAAACAATTTGGTGAGGATCCAGCTACAGGTGATTTAACCTTGGTATTATCTAGAGAAGATCTCGCCGCAGCTATAGGCACTGCAACAGAATCATGCATTAGGCTATTATCTGACTTTAAAAAGAAAGGTTACATTACAACACAAGGAAAAAACATCAAAATTATACAACTTGACGCTCTAGAAGAGTTGACTAAAGACTTTTAA
- the ccoN gene encoding cytochrome-c oxidase, cbb3-type subunit I, with protein MQLEQFHYDNKIVKNFLYATILWGVVGMTVGLLLAFMFLFPNLTDGISWLSFGRLRPLHTNAVIFAFVGNAIFAGVYYSTQRLLKARMWSDFLSKVNFWGWQLIIVAAAITLPLGMTSSKEYAELEWPIDIAIALIWVAFGVNLIGTLIKRRQRHLYVAIWFYIATFVTVAVLHIFNSMALPVNMFKSYSAYAGVQDALVQWWYGHNAVAFFLTTPFLGLMYYFVPKAANRPVYSYRLSIIHFWSLIFIYIWAGPHHLLYSALPDWAQNLGVAFSVMLIAPSWGGMINGLLTLRGAWDKVRTSPVLKFMVVAITGYGMATFEGPMLSLKNVNAIAHFSDWIIAHVHVGALAWNGFMTFGIIYYLVPILFKTKLASTKLANFHFWIGTLGIILYALPMYVAGFVQAFMWKQFNPDGTLAYGNFLETVNEIMPMYWMRAIGGTLYIAGMLVLVYNVIMTVRQGSKVTDELVEAAPLTRVSKKRTASEGWHTWLERKPLKMTLYSTIAILIGGLVQIVPSLMVDDYIPVISSVKPYTPLELEGRDIYIREGCVGCHSQMIRPFRSEVERYGEYSKAGEYVYDHPFLFGSKRTGPDLMRVGGKYNDNWHLNHFYDPQTTSSGSIMPSYKWLIENEHDRSQTQEKMEVMVSLGVPYSPADIENAPETMAAQALKIEMSLMNDPDFAKIYNADKKYAEENGEEFVEMRDREVVSIIAYLQRLGTDIKVKNAEALSVNQND; from the coding sequence ATGCAATTAGAACAATTCCATTACGATAATAAAATCGTTAAGAATTTCCTTTATGCGACCATACTTTGGGGTGTCGTAGGGATGACAGTCGGTTTATTACTGGCGTTTATGTTTCTTTTTCCTAACTTGACAGATGGCATTTCATGGCTTAGTTTCGGTAGGTTGAGACCACTTCATACTAACGCGGTGATATTTGCCTTTGTTGGTAACGCTATTTTTGCAGGTGTATATTATTCTACCCAGCGTTTACTTAAAGCACGTATGTGGAGTGACTTTTTATCTAAGGTCAACTTTTGGGGATGGCAATTAATTATTGTAGCTGCTGCCATTACTTTACCATTAGGTATGACGTCTTCAAAAGAATATGCAGAGCTTGAATGGCCTATTGATATTGCGATTGCATTAATTTGGGTTGCTTTTGGTGTTAACCTTATCGGTACACTTATAAAAAGACGACAACGTCACTTATATGTTGCGATCTGGTTTTATATAGCCACTTTTGTCACTGTAGCAGTATTGCATATTTTCAATAGTATGGCCTTGCCAGTAAATATGTTTAAGAGTTATTCTGCATATGCTGGTGTGCAAGATGCGCTAGTACAATGGTGGTATGGTCATAATGCGGTAGCATTTTTCTTAACAACACCATTTTTAGGATTGATGTATTACTTTGTACCTAAAGCTGCAAATAGACCAGTTTATTCTTATAGATTATCTATTATTCACTTTTGGTCTTTGATATTTATCTATATCTGGGCAGGTCCTCACCATTTATTATATAGTGCCTTACCAGACTGGGCGCAAAATCTAGGTGTAGCGTTTTCTGTAATGTTAATTGCGCCATCATGGGGTGGAATGATTAATGGATTACTAACACTGCGAGGTGCATGGGATAAAGTGCGTACCAGTCCAGTATTAAAATTTATGGTTGTAGCTATTACAGGTTATGGGATGGCAACTTTTGAAGGACCTATGTTATCTCTTAAAAATGTAAATGCGATAGCTCACTTCTCTGACTGGATTATTGCCCACGTTCACGTCGGTGCATTAGCATGGAATGGATTTATGACTTTTGGTATTATTTATTATTTAGTGCCTATTCTTTTTAAAACAAAATTAGCATCTACTAAACTAGCAAACTTTCACTTTTGGATAGGTACTTTAGGTATCATTCTCTATGCATTACCTATGTATGTAGCTGGATTTGTACAAGCGTTTATGTGGAAACAATTTAATCCAGATGGTACACTTGCTTATGGTAATTTCTTAGAAACGGTAAATGAAATTATGCCTATGTATTGGATGCGTGCTATAGGAGGTACATTATATATTGCTGGTATGCTTGTATTAGTATACAATGTAATTATGACGGTTAGACAAGGTAGTAAAGTTACAGATGAACTAGTAGAGGCTGCACCATTAACTCGCGTTTCTAAAAAGAGAACAGCTAGTGAAGGATGGCACACCTGGTTAGAAAGAAAGCCTTTGAAAATGACATTGTACTCAACTATTGCCATATTAATAGGTGGGCTGGTACAAATTGTACCTTCATTAATGGTAGATGATTATATACCAGTTATCTCTAGTGTTAAGCCATATACCCCATTAGAATTAGAAGGTAGAGATATTTACATTAGGGAAGGTTGTGTGGGATGTCACTCGCAAATGATTAGACCTTTCCGTAGTGAGGTAGAACGATATGGAGAATATTCCAAAGCTGGAGAATATGTATACGATCATCCTTTCTTATTTGGCTCTAAAAGAACTGGACCAGATTTAATGAGAGTAGGTGGGAAGTATAACGATAACTGGCACTTAAATCACTTTTATGATCCGCAAACGACTAGTTCTGGTTCTATTATGCCATCATATAAATGGTTAATAGAAAACGAGCATGATCGCAGTCAGACTCAAGAAAAAATGGAGGTAATGGTAAGTCTAGGCGTGCCTTACTCACCAGCAGATATTGAGAACGCACCAGAGACAATGGCGGCTCAAGCTTTAAAGATTGAAATGAGCTTAATGAATGATCCAGACTTTGCAAAAATCTATAATGCAGATAAAAAATATGCCGAAGAAAATGGAGAAGAATTTGTTGAAATGAGAGATAGAGAAGTAGTTTCTATTATTGCTTATTTACAACGATTAGGAACAGACATTAAGGTGAAAAATGCTGAGGCTTTAAGTGTTAATCAAAACGACTAA
- a CDS encoding glutaminyl-peptide cyclotransferase encodes MNWKNAAIILLATISLTACKNDIDTFKDNYSLEITNPKNSYTNSDSINLSVIDASEIGNDSIIWHINAGKVEGENSITLSRKLSTQPYGKLTFEASIYKDGKMVTKSAHITRLAPNNVKVYQIEEIATYPHKTESYTQGLEFYGDSLYESTGQFKESDLRITDVNTGEALKKFELPDHIFAEGMTILNDKIYQLSWQAGYGYVYDLSLNRIDEFKYGRSKEGWGLCNDGKYLYKSDGTDKIWKIDPITFEELSYVQVVSTKNSITKINELEWIDGKIYANVYQTNGITIINPKTGVVEGIVDLKSLTAQIPNANKDDNVLNGIAFNPKSGTIFVTGKRWDKMFEIKIKK; translated from the coding sequence ATGAACTGGAAAAATGCCGCTATAATCTTACTAGCAACCATCTCGTTAACAGCCTGTAAGAATGATATCGATACCTTTAAAGACAATTATAGTTTAGAGATAACTAATCCTAAAAATTCTTACACCAACTCAGATTCGATCAATTTATCAGTTATCGATGCCTCAGAAATAGGAAATGATAGCATCATTTGGCATATAAATGCTGGTAAAGTTGAAGGTGAAAATAGTATTACGCTTTCGCGAAAGCTGAGTACACAACCTTATGGTAAACTTACATTTGAAGCGTCCATATATAAAGATGGAAAGATGGTAACAAAGTCTGCACACATCACAAGATTAGCTCCTAATAATGTAAAAGTTTATCAAATAGAAGAAATTGCTACTTATCCTCATAAAACAGAATCGTATACGCAAGGGCTTGAGTTTTATGGCGACTCACTTTATGAGAGTACCGGACAGTTTAAAGAAAGTGACCTAAGAATTACAGATGTAAATACAGGAGAGGCTTTAAAGAAGTTTGAATTACCAGACCACATATTTGCAGAAGGTATGACGATTCTTAATGATAAAATTTATCAATTATCGTGGCAAGCTGGATATGGATATGTCTATGATCTATCTCTTAATCGTATCGATGAGTTTAAATATGGTCGCAGTAAAGAAGGTTGGGGACTTTGTAATGATGGTAAATATTTATACAAGAGTGATGGTACTGATAAAATATGGAAGATCGACCCAATAACTTTTGAAGAGTTAAGTTATGTACAAGTCGTATCTACTAAAAATAGTATTACAAAAATTAATGAACTAGAGTGGATTGATGGTAAAATATATGCAAATGTGTATCAAACCAATGGTATAACAATTATCAACCCAAAAACTGGTGTCGTAGAAGGTATTGTAGATTTAAAATCATTAACTGCTCAAATTCCCAATGCAAATAAGGATGATAACGTACTTAATGGAATTGCTTTCAACCCTAAGAGCGGTACTATTTTTGTAACTGGTAAGAGATGGGATAAGATGTTTGAAATTAAAATTAAGAAATAG
- a CDS encoding cbb3-type cytochrome c oxidase N-terminal domain-containing protein, translating into MNKSALFRIIIFMILALVLFELVAGKEGTWAVQEYPLIWLILGVLFLCAYLLETSVKTLERVLYNTLSDEAKERYDAATIARKEQEFAGIKKTYAKMLGSKPIEDEGEIELDHNYDGIRELDNNLPPWWVYLFYATILFGVVYLTKYHVFDIAPDQAEEYLQEVAIAEKEIEEYKKTAKNLIDVNTVTLLTDASDLKAGQGIFQDNCIACHKADGGGGIGPNLTDRYWILGGGIKNVFNTISEGGRDGKGMVSWKADLSPSEMAQVASYVMTFQGTTPAEPKEPEGEIWEDPDAPKEIEQPAAPETQVDSTAVTFNN; encoded by the coding sequence ATGAATAAATCAGCACTTTTTAGAATAATCATTTTTATGATTCTAGCTTTAGTTCTATTTGAACTAGTCGCAGGTAAAGAAGGTACTTGGGCTGTGCAAGAATATCCTTTAATATGGCTCATCTTAGGCGTATTGTTTCTATGTGCATACCTATTAGAAACTAGTGTCAAGACTCTAGAGAGAGTTCTTTATAATACATTAAGCGATGAGGCAAAAGAAAGATATGATGCCGCGACTATAGCCCGTAAAGAGCAAGAATTTGCCGGTATTAAAAAGACTTATGCAAAAATGCTGGGTAGTAAGCCTATTGAAGATGAAGGAGAGATTGAACTAGATCATAATTATGACGGTATACGTGAATTGGATAATAATTTACCGCCATGGTGGGTTTATTTATTCTATGCAACCATTCTTTTTGGAGTTGTATATCTAACTAAATATCACGTTTTTGATATCGCACCTGATCAGGCTGAAGAATATCTACAAGAAGTTGCTATTGCTGAAAAGGAAATAGAAGAATACAAGAAAACAGCAAAAAATCTTATAGATGTCAATACAGTGACTTTACTTACTGATGCGTCAGACCTTAAAGCTGGACAAGGTATTTTTCAAGACAATTGTATCGCATGTCATAAGGCAGATGGTGGTGGTGGTATAGGGCCTAATCTTACAGATCGATACTGGATTCTAGGTGGTGGAATTAAAAATGTATTTAATACAATAAGTGAAGGTGGACGTGATGGTAAAGGTATGGTGTCCTGGAAAGCAGATTTATCTCCTAGTGAAATGGCGCAAGTCGCTAGTTATGTTATGACTTTTCAAGGTACTACTCCTGCAGAACCTAAAGAACCAGAAGGAGAAATATGGGAAGATCCAGACGCTCCTAAAGAAATAGAGCAACCAGCAGCACCAGAAACTCAAGTGGATTCTACAGCGGTAACTTTTAATAATTAA
- a CDS encoding SDR family oxidoreductase, with product MNKVVLVTGGSSGIGKSISIYLKSKGYTVYGTSRNPNRYPDSPINLVAMDVKDPISIKEAVVEIIDKESKIDILINNAGVGITGPVEETPIEEIHGAMDTNFYGPLRVLQAVLPYMRKQQSGRVINITSIAGYMGLPYRGIYSASKGALEIVTEAYRMECAHLNIHFSNVAPGDFATNIAAGRFHAPVIEGSDYAIGYSKTLKLIDEHVDDGSDPMEVAYKIYDILQEKNPGIHYKVGSFLQKFSIVLKKILPEKRYEKMLKKHYKL from the coding sequence ATGAATAAAGTTGTTCTTGTAACCGGCGGTTCTAGCGGTATAGGAAAGTCTATTTCTATTTATCTTAAAAGTAAAGGTTATACTGTTTATGGAACGAGTAGAAATCCTAATCGGTATCCAGACAGTCCTATAAATCTAGTTGCTATGGATGTTAAAGATCCTATCTCTATTAAGGAGGCTGTTGTTGAGATTATTGATAAAGAAAGTAAAATAGATATCCTTATTAATAACGCTGGAGTAGGTATTACCGGTCCCGTAGAGGAAACGCCTATTGAAGAAATACATGGCGCGATGGATACAAATTTCTATGGTCCATTGCGTGTGCTGCAAGCTGTATTACCATATATGAGGAAACAACAGTCTGGTAGAGTTATTAATATTACCAGTATCGCTGGTTATATGGGATTACCTTATCGAGGAATTTACAGCGCTAGTAAAGGAGCTTTAGAAATCGTTACCGAGGCGTATCGTATGGAGTGTGCTCATTTAAATATACATTTTAGCAATGTAGCGCCGGGAGATTTTGCTACTAATATTGCAGCAGGTCGTTTTCATGCGCCAGTTATAGAAGGTAGTGATTATGCTATTGGATATTCTAAAACTTTAAAGCTTATTGATGAGCATGTCGATGATGGTAGTGACCCTATGGAAGTCGCCTATAAGATTTATGATATCCTACAAGAAAAAAATCCTGGAATACACTATAAGGTAGGTAGTTTTTTACAGAAATTTTCAATTGTTCTCAAAAAAATATTGCCTGAAAAGCGTTATGAAAAAATGCTCAAGAAACATTACAAGCTTTAA